The genomic stretch TAGGCGAGGGCGCCCTTGCCGCGAAAGAAGCGATTGTCGGTGGCGCCCGGCGAGACGAAGGGGAGGACCACGGCCTCGGGGTCGTGCCTGCGGATCGCCGCCTCGATCGCCGCGAAATAGGGCGTGTTGAAGGGCGATTGGTTGGCCGCGTTTGCCTGGATCAGCTCGATCGCGATGCCGGGGTCGGCGATGCGCGCGCGGACCTTTTCGACATAGGACTCCGGCGTCTCGCCCGGCAGGATGCGCGCGTCGATCTCGGCGACGGCCTGGGCCGGGATCACGTTGGTCTTGCTCCCCGCCTGGAGCACCGTCGGCGTGGCGGTGTTGCGCAGCATGGCGTTGAGGATCTTTTCTTTTTCGAGAGAGCCGCCGAAGAAGCGCGCGGCCAGTGGCGCGATTGGCCAGTCGAAGAGGTGTCGCATCAAAAAGGATTTGGGAAAGGAAAACTTCTCGGCGAGGCCGGCGAGGAACCGCGCCGCGATCGGCGTCTCCACGATCGGCTGCCGCCACGAGGCGATGCGGTCGACCGCGCGGGCCAGCTTGGCGACGGCGTTGTCCGCCGCCGGCATCGATCCATGTCCCGAGGCGCCGCGGGCGGTCAGTCGCATCCACGCGACGCCCTTTTCCGCGACCTGAATCGGGTAGAGATGCAGGCCGTCCCGCGCGAGGCCCACGCTTCCCTCCCCGAAGACGTAGCCGGCCTTCACCAGGTCCCAATGCCTTTCCACCAAAAAGCCCGCGCCCTGCTTGCCGCCCGCCTCCTCGTCGGCCACCAAGGCGAGGATCACGTCGCCGTCGAGCTTCACGGCCTCGCGCTTCAACCGGACGAGGGTTTGTATCTGGAGGGCGACCAGCCCCTTCATGTCGAGGGCGCCGCGGCCGTAAAGGTAGCCGTCGGCGATCCGGGGCTGTAGGGGCGGCGATTGCCATTCCTTGGGGTCGGCGGGGACGACGTCCAGGTGT from Deltaproteobacteria bacterium PRO3 encodes the following:
- a CDS encoding M20/M25/M40 family metallo-hydrolase produces the protein MRLKSRLFVFFLLPWALGAARADEVAAPAGESFALLEKLIAIDTTNPPGNELKAAEFVRDYLAREGIPSEILEPAPGRGNLIARLPGAGKAEPLLLLGHLDVVPADPKEWQSPPLQPRIADGYLYGRGALDMKGLVALQIQTLVRLKREAVKLDGDVILALVADEEAGGKQGAGFLVERHWDLVKAGYVFGEGSVGLARDGLHLYPIQVAEKGVAWMRLTARGASGHGSMPAADNAVAKLARAVDRIASWRQPIVETPIAARFLAGLAEKFSFPKSFLMRHLFDWPIAPLAARFFGGSLEKEKILNAMLRNTATPTVLQAGSKTNVIPAQAVAEIDARILPGETPESYVEKVRARIADPGIAIELIQANAANQSPFNTPYFAAIEAAIRRHDPEAVVLPFVSPGATDNRFFRGKGALAYGIIPFLIQPKDLAGLHGKDEAIPVAELERGEKILWDLVISLQAEKPPPRP